One segment of Carya illinoinensis cultivar Pawnee chromosome 13, C.illinoinensisPawnee_v1, whole genome shotgun sequence DNA contains the following:
- the LOC122291931 gene encoding probable serine/threonine-protein kinase PBL28 isoform X1 → MRLFWRQQLPLFILIQLLEPGRTSQQIYAEALLTFKSEAGSRQLSSRRIWTYPCLRQQPQVHCNKLGDPGVVYMLYKSRPKRVEATVNGDIGVPTLTPLQEVDVKKPSNKKVAAVVGGVGAALVVVVIVVIVYTCLMRAKRFRRRTSGTGSSLASPPVEYELGNASPYGGLLYPNDMQNLRQLTFLELEQATCNFSQSNIIGEGRFGLVYKGLLQDGSIVAVKRCLHIHTHHFVHEAKRIAHVHHIHLVKLIGYYEDNHQQILVYDYIPNGNVGNHLYDSEGLPIGKLDMWRRLSIALGAAKGLEHLHSLVPPLLHMHFRTSNVLVDENFMAKVSDYGLYKLLIDGDLAESSSMIDCFLDPELSSSKNFSERSDVYSFGIFLLELISGHEAHSRSQSKKQDNIVLQAKRSNNFDKFVDKALGDQTMDVAKQMLELALQCLDASIRRPSMKRLAEELEKIQASKYGHLHSGSFEIGAVKLGSELFK, encoded by the exons ATGCGCTTGTTCTGGAGGCAACAGTTGCCACTTTTTATACTAATTCAACTCTTGGAACCCGGCAGAACAAGCCAGCAAATATATG cTGAAGCTTTACTCACTTTCAAGAGTGAGGCTGGAAGTCGTCAACTATCCTCTAGAAGAATTTGGACATACCCATGCCTTAGACAACAACCACAAGTTCACTGTAATAAACTTGGAGACCCAGGAGTTGTTTATAt GCTCTACAAATCAAGGCCCAAGAGGGTTGAGGCTACAGTTAATGGAGATATTGGAGTTCCAACACTCACACCTTTGCAAGAAGTTGATGTTAAGAAACCAAGTAATAAGAAAGTTGCTGCCGTAGTAGGAGGTGTTGGTGCAGCCCTGGTTGTGGTTGTCATTGTGGTGATTGTGTACACCTGCTTGATGCGCGCTAAAAGATTCAGGAGACGAACATCTGGGACAGGATCCTCCCTAGCATCTCCTCCAG ttGAATATGAACTGGGAAATGCATCCCCGTATGGTGGTCTTCTCTATCCTAATGATATGCAGAATTTGAGGCAGCTAACGTTTCTGGAACTGGAGCAAGCCACATGCAATTTCAGTCAAAGCAACATCATAGGTGAAGGTAGATTTGGTTTAGTTTATAAGGGACTGCTTCAAGATGGATCAATTGTGGCTGTCAAGAGATGCCTACATATCCACACTCATCATTTTGTTCATGAG GCAAAGCGCATAGCTCATGTGCACCACATCCATCTTGTCAAGCTTATTGGTTATTATGAAgataatcatcaacaaatacTTGTCTATGACTATATCCCGAATGGAAATGTTGGAAATCACCTCTATG ACAGCGAAGGCTTACCTATTGGAAAGCTAGATATGTGGCGAAGGCTATCTATTGCTTTGGGTGCAGCGAAAG GGCTTGAACACCTTCACAGTTTGGTGCCTCCTCTCTTGCACATGCACTTTAGAACTAGCAATGTACTtgtagatgaaaattttatggccAAGGTTTCTGATTATGGACTTTATAAACTGCTAATCGATGGTGATCTGGCTGAATCGTCTTCAATGATAGACTGCTTTCTTGACCCAGA GTTAAGTTCATCGAAGAACTTTTCAGAGAGAAGCGATGTGTACAGTTTTGGCATCTTCTTACTGGAACTAATTAGTGGGCATGAAGCACATAGCAGAAGTCAGTCGAAAAAACAGGATAATATAGTATTGCAG GCTAAGAGAAGCAACAATTTCGACAAGTTTGTCGATAAAGCACTAGGAGACCAGACAATGGATGTTGCAAAACAGATGCTAGAATTGGCATTACAGTGTCTTGATGCTTCAATTAGAAGACCATCAATGAAGAGACTCGCCGAAGAGCTGGAAAAAATTCAAGCCAGCAAATATGGTCACTTGCATTCTGGGTCGTTTGAGATAGGTGCTGTGAAGCTTGGTAGTGAGCTTTTCAAATGA
- the LOC122291931 gene encoding probable serine/threonine-protein kinase PBL28 isoform X2 — MLYKSRPKRVEATVNGDIGVPTLTPLQEVDVKKPSNKKVAAVVGGVGAALVVVVIVVIVYTCLMRAKRFRRRTSGTGSSLASPPVEYELGNASPYGGLLYPNDMQNLRQLTFLELEQATCNFSQSNIIGEGRFGLVYKGLLQDGSIVAVKRCLHIHTHHFVHEAKRIAHVHHIHLVKLIGYYEDNHQQILVYDYIPNGNVGNHLYDSEGLPIGKLDMWRRLSIALGAAKGLEHLHSLVPPLLHMHFRTSNVLVDENFMAKVSDYGLYKLLIDGDLAESSSMIDCFLDPELSSSKNFSERSDVYSFGIFLLELISGHEAHSRSQSKKQDNIVLQAKRSNNFDKFVDKALGDQTMDVAKQMLELALQCLDASIRRPSMKRLAEELEKIQASKYGHLHSGSFEIGAVKLGSELFK, encoded by the exons At GCTCTACAAATCAAGGCCCAAGAGGGTTGAGGCTACAGTTAATGGAGATATTGGAGTTCCAACACTCACACCTTTGCAAGAAGTTGATGTTAAGAAACCAAGTAATAAGAAAGTTGCTGCCGTAGTAGGAGGTGTTGGTGCAGCCCTGGTTGTGGTTGTCATTGTGGTGATTGTGTACACCTGCTTGATGCGCGCTAAAAGATTCAGGAGACGAACATCTGGGACAGGATCCTCCCTAGCATCTCCTCCAG ttGAATATGAACTGGGAAATGCATCCCCGTATGGTGGTCTTCTCTATCCTAATGATATGCAGAATTTGAGGCAGCTAACGTTTCTGGAACTGGAGCAAGCCACATGCAATTTCAGTCAAAGCAACATCATAGGTGAAGGTAGATTTGGTTTAGTTTATAAGGGACTGCTTCAAGATGGATCAATTGTGGCTGTCAAGAGATGCCTACATATCCACACTCATCATTTTGTTCATGAG GCAAAGCGCATAGCTCATGTGCACCACATCCATCTTGTCAAGCTTATTGGTTATTATGAAgataatcatcaacaaatacTTGTCTATGACTATATCCCGAATGGAAATGTTGGAAATCACCTCTATG ACAGCGAAGGCTTACCTATTGGAAAGCTAGATATGTGGCGAAGGCTATCTATTGCTTTGGGTGCAGCGAAAG GGCTTGAACACCTTCACAGTTTGGTGCCTCCTCTCTTGCACATGCACTTTAGAACTAGCAATGTACTtgtagatgaaaattttatggccAAGGTTTCTGATTATGGACTTTATAAACTGCTAATCGATGGTGATCTGGCTGAATCGTCTTCAATGATAGACTGCTTTCTTGACCCAGA GTTAAGTTCATCGAAGAACTTTTCAGAGAGAAGCGATGTGTACAGTTTTGGCATCTTCTTACTGGAACTAATTAGTGGGCATGAAGCACATAGCAGAAGTCAGTCGAAAAAACAGGATAATATAGTATTGCAG GCTAAGAGAAGCAACAATTTCGACAAGTTTGTCGATAAAGCACTAGGAGACCAGACAATGGATGTTGCAAAACAGATGCTAGAATTGGCATTACAGTGTCTTGATGCTTCAATTAGAAGACCATCAATGAAGAGACTCGCCGAAGAGCTGGAAAAAATTCAAGCCAGCAAATATGGTCACTTGCATTCTGGGTCGTTTGAGATAGGTGCTGTGAAGCTTGGTAGTGAGCTTTTCAAATGA